A stretch of Roseovarius sp. M141 DNA encodes these proteins:
- a CDS encoding inositol monophosphatase family protein: MALSANLNVMMKAARKAGRALAKDFREVENLQVSMKGAGDFVSRADIQAEQIIKSELMNARPTYGWMAEEGGEEPGADPTRRWIVDPLDGTTNYLHGLAHWAVSIALEHKGAIVAGVVYDPSRDELFFAEKGEGAWMNESRMRVSGRDKLIESIFATGLPFGGRSDLPQTLQDLARLLPACAGVRRFGAASLDLAYVAAGRYDGFWERRLKPWDLAAGLLIAREAGALVEPLTPERNILDEGAIICANAPIFDKFARIIRNQ; encoded by the coding sequence ATGGCACTCAGCGCAAATCTTAACGTGATGATGAAGGCGGCCCGCAAGGCAGGGCGCGCGCTGGCCAAGGATTTTCGCGAGGTCGAGAACCTTCAGGTGTCGATGAAAGGCGCCGGCGATTTCGTCAGCCGCGCCGATATTCAGGCCGAGCAGATCATCAAGTCCGAGCTGATGAACGCCCGCCCCACTTATGGCTGGATGGCCGAAGAGGGCGGGGAGGAGCCGGGCGCAGACCCCACCCGCCGCTGGATCGTCGACCCGCTGGACGGCACTACGAACTACCTGCACGGGCTGGCGCATTGGGCGGTGTCCATCGCGCTGGAGCATAAGGGTGCGATCGTCGCCGGTGTCGTCTATGACCCCTCACGGGACGAATTGTTCTTTGCCGAAAAGGGCGAGGGCGCGTGGATGAACGAATCCCGGATGCGCGTGTCCGGGCGTGACAAGCTGATCGAGAGCATCTTTGCCACCGGCCTGCCCTTTGGGGGGCGCAGCGACCTGCCGCAAACCTTGCAGGATCTGGCCCGCCTGCTGCCTGCCTGCGCCGGTGTGCGCCGCTTTGGTGCGGCCTCGCTCGATCTGGCCTATGTCGCAGCCGGCCGTTACGACGGATTCTGGGAACGTCGCCTGAAGCCGTGGGATCTGGCCGCTGGCCTGCTGATCGCGCGCGAGGCCGGCGCGCTGGTCGAGCCGTTGACGCCCGAACGCAACATTCTGGACGAAGGCGCGATCATCTGCGCCAACGCGCCGATCTTTGACAAGTTCGCCCGGATCATCCGCAATCAATAG
- a CDS encoding LysR family transcriptional regulator: MHIEFRHLRTIRAIHAAGGLAKAADQLNITQSALSHQIKGLEDQAGVELFVRRSKPMTLSAAGMRLLRVANKVLPEIEALEAEFSGVRDGSSGRLHIAIECHACFEWLFPVLEAFRHNWPEVDVDIRPGLAFDALPALQKEEVDLVVSSDPEALRGIGFKPLFDYEPVFLASALHPLAQKDYIEAEDFRGQTLITYPVDRSRLDVFTELLTPAKVEPANIRQVELTAVILLLVASNRGVAVLPDWVVRELRSSDDYVVRPITEGGLTKRLYAAIRDDDATKPFMAHLMKLAREIPMRLQRREPV; the protein is encoded by the coding sequence ATGCATATCGAGTTCCGGCATCTTCGCACGATCCGCGCGATCCACGCCGCGGGCGGACTGGCCAAGGCGGCCGATCAGTTGAACATCACGCAATCTGCGCTGAGCCATCAGATCAAGGGGCTGGAGGATCAGGCCGGGGTCGAGCTGTTCGTGCGCCGCTCAAAACCGATGACACTGTCGGCGGCGGGGATGCGCCTGCTGCGCGTGGCCAACAAGGTGCTGCCCGAGATCGAGGCGCTGGAGGCTGAATTCAGCGGCGTGCGCGACGGCAGTTCGGGGCGGCTCCATATCGCCATCGAATGTCACGCCTGTTTCGAGTGGCTGTTCCCGGTGCTGGAGGCGTTTCGCCATAACTGGCCCGAGGTCGATGTCGACATCCGCCCCGGCCTTGCCTTTGACGCGCTGCCCGCCCTGCAAAAGGAAGAGGTGGATCTGGTCGTCTCGTCCGACCCCGAGGCGCTGCGCGGCATCGGATTCAAGCCGCTGTTCGATTACGAGCCGGTGTTTCTGGCCTCGGCCCTGCACCCGTTGGCGCAGAAGGACTATATCGAGGCCGAGGATTTTCGCGGCCAGACGCTGATCACCTATCCGGTAGACCGCTCGCGGCTGGACGTGTTCACCGAATTGCTGACCCCCGCCAAGGTCGAACCTGCCAACATCAGGCAGGTGGAACTGACGGCGGTGATCCTGCTGCTGGTGGCCTCCAATCGCGGTGTTGCCGTACTGCCCGACTGGGTGGTGCGCGAATTGCGCAGCAGCGACGATTATGTCGTGCGCCCGATCACCGAGGGCGGCCTGACCAAGCGGCTCTATGCCGCGATCCGCGACGATGACGCGACCAAGCCGTTCATGGCGCATCTGATGAAACTCGCGCGCGAGATCCCGATGCGCCTGCAACGGCGCGAGCCGGTCTAA
- the metF gene encoding methylenetetrahydrofolate reductase [NAD(P)H], whose protein sequence is MATPNISFEFFPPKNLEASFRLWDTVHTLAPLQPRFVSVTYGAGGTTRTLTREAVGALHGSAGLNVAAHLTCVDATREETLAIADEFAAAGVTEIVALRGDPPKETGEFKPHPDGFNDSCELIAALKDRGDFTIRVGAYPEAHPNAANENSDVEWLKRKFDAGADEAITQFFFSADTFLRFRDRCAAAGIDKPIIPGIFPIENWTGARRFAEACGTSIPSWLNAAFETAERDGRSDLLAIAVATELCSKLMSEGVEDLHFYTLNRPELTRDICHALGVTPKVELRDVA, encoded by the coding sequence ATGGCAACGCCAAACATCTCGTTCGAATTCTTCCCGCCCAAGAACCTTGAGGCATCATTTCGCCTTTGGGACACGGTACACACACTGGCGCCGCTTCAGCCGCGCTTTGTTTCCGTCACCTACGGCGCAGGGGGCACCACCCGCACCCTGACGCGCGAGGCGGTCGGCGCCCTGCACGGCTCGGCCGGGCTGAACGTGGCGGCGCACCTGACCTGCGTCGACGCGACGCGCGAAGAAACACTGGCCATCGCCGATGAATTCGCCGCTGCCGGCGTGACCGAGATCGTCGCGCTGCGCGGCGACCCCCCCAAGGAAACGGGCGAGTTCAAACCGCATCCCGACGGGTTCAACGACAGCTGCGAACTGATCGCGGCGCTAAAGGACCGCGGCGATTTCACGATCCGCGTCGGCGCCTACCCCGAGGCGCATCCGAATGCCGCCAATGAAAACTCAGATGTCGAGTGGCTGAAGCGCAAGTTCGACGCCGGCGCAGACGAGGCCATCACCCAGTTCTTCTTCAGCGCCGATACGTTCCTGCGCTTTCGCGATCGCTGCGCCGCAGCGGGCATCGACAAGCCGATCATTCCCGGCATCTTCCCGATCGAGAACTGGACCGGCGCGCGCCGCTTTGCCGAAGCGTGCGGCACATCGATCCCCTCTTGGCTGAACGCGGCCTTCGAGACGGCCGAGCGTGACGGACGCAGCGACCTTTTGGCCATTGCCGTCGCGACCGAGCTGTGCAGCAAGCTGATGAGTGAAGGTGTCGAAGATCTGCATTTCTACACGCTGAACCGGCCCGAACTGACACGCGACATCTGTCATGCGCTGGGCGTTACGCCCAAGGTCGAGCTGCGTGACGTCGCCTGA
- a CDS encoding DUF2235 domain-containing protein: MSWRKWVKKIYALALPGFGRDLRRGHQGGIDHRGPVTHVLILDGTMSSLAPGDESNAGLTYKLLGDVRGARLALYYEAGLQWQDWRGTVGVMMGHGINRQIRRAYGYLANRYRPGDSIYLLGYSRGAYAVRSLAGAIDMVGLLRPEHATERNVRLAWRHYQTGPGRPVARDFHRAYCHDSVPVEMVGVWDTVKALGLRLPVLWRWTEASHSFHSASLGGSVRRGYHALALDETRVVYTPVLWQTNGITNIDVQQVWFRGTHPDVGGHLDGFEAARPLANVPLVWMLEQGEAAGLPLPEGWRGRYPCDACAPSVSTWRHWGKIFLIRARRKVGRDPSEWIHETARQDCAAPPLKGGAD, from the coding sequence ATGTCATGGCGCAAATGGGTCAAGAAAATCTATGCACTGGCGCTTCCGGGGTTCGGGCGCGATTTGCGGCGCGGCCATCAGGGCGGGATCGATCATCGCGGGCCGGTGACGCATGTTCTGATCCTGGATGGGACGATGTCGTCGCTTGCCCCCGGTGACGAGAGTAATGCAGGCCTCACCTACAAACTGCTGGGCGATGTGCGCGGCGCGCGATTGGCGCTGTATTACGAGGCGGGGCTGCAATGGCAGGACTGGCGCGGCACAGTTGGCGTGATGATGGGCCACGGGATCAACCGCCAGATCCGGCGCGCCTATGGATACCTGGCCAATCGCTACAGGCCGGGCGACAGCATTTATCTGCTGGGCTATTCGCGCGGCGCCTATGCCGTGCGGTCGTTGGCGGGCGCGATCGACATGGTTGGCCTGCTGCGCCCCGAACATGCGACGGAGCGCAACGTGCGGCTGGCTTGGCGCCATTACCAGACAGGGCCGGGCAGGCCGGTTGCGCGCGATTTCCACCGCGCCTATTGCCATGACAGCGTGCCCGTCGAGATGGTCGGCGTCTGGGACACGGTCAAGGCGCTGGGCCTGCGCCTGCCGGTTCTGTGGCGCTGGACCGAGGCGTCGCATTCGTTTCATTCGGCCAGTCTGGGGGGCTCTGTGCGGCGAGGCTATCACGCGCTGGCGCTGGACGAGACGCGCGTCGTCTATACGCCCGTTCTGTGGCAGACCAATGGAATCACCAATATCGATGTGCAGCAGGTCTGGTTTCGCGGCACCCACCCCGATGTCGGCGGGCATCTGGACGGGTTCGAGGCCGCGCGTCCGCTCGCCAATGTCCCGCTGGTGTGGATGCTGGAGCAGGGCGAGGCCGCAGGTCTGCCGCTGCCCGAGGGATGGCGCGGGCGCTATCCGTGCGATGCGTGCGCGCCGTCCGTCAGCACCTGGCGCCACTGGGGCAAGATATTTCTGATCCGTGCGCGCCGCAAGGTCGGTCGGGATCCTTCGGAGTGGATCCACGAAACGGCGCGGCAGGACTGCGCCGCGCCGCCCCTCAAGGGCGGCGCAGATTGA
- a CDS encoding HD domain-containing protein, which yields MDRVSFTQMKDGTKEEYEFLTKHEIDHTRHTAGRLMTALVELDASLSGYQITRLGHSLQSATRAWRDGADTDWVVSALLHDIGDIYAPYNHDEYAATILKPFVREQCTWCVATHGDFQMLYYGHHLDGADPNKRERHAGHPYFDDCAEFCERWDQSSFDPGYDTLPLEFFAPMVEEVFAREPYDPAVIRPGAREPLTGAPRA from the coding sequence ATGGACCGAGTCAGCTTTACCCAGATGAAGGATGGTACGAAGGAGGAGTACGAATTCCTCACCAAGCACGAGATCGACCACACCCGCCACACGGCCGGGCGCCTGATGACCGCGCTGGTCGAACTGGACGCAAGCCTGTCAGGCTACCAGATCACGCGGCTGGGCCATTCGCTGCAATCGGCGACGCGGGCATGGCGCGATGGGGCCGATACCGACTGGGTCGTCTCGGCGCTGCTGCATGACATCGGCGACATCTATGCGCCCTATAATCACGACGAATACGCCGCCACGATTCTGAAGCCCTTCGTGCGCGAGCAATGCACATGGTGCGTCGCCACCCATGGCGATTTCCAAATGCTCTATTACGGCCACCACCTGGACGGCGCCGACCCGAACAAGCGTGAGCGCCATGCAGGTCACCCCTATTTCGACGATTGCGCCGAATTCTGCGAGCGGTGGGACCAGTCCAGCTTTGATCCGGGTTATGACACGCTGCCGCTGGAATTCTTTGCGCCCATGGTCGAAGAGGTTTTCGCGCGCGAGCCTTACGACCCCGCCGTCATCCGCCCCGGCGCCCGTGAACCGCTGACCGGCGCCCCCCGCGCCTGA
- a CDS encoding valine--tRNA ligase: protein MAMEKTFDAAEAEQRLYEAWETSGAFKAGANAAEGAEPFSIMIPPPNVTGSLHMGHAFNNTLQDILVRWHRMRGFDTLWQPGTDHAGIATQMVTERDMAANGEPTRVELGREAFVARVWEQKVKSRGTIIGQLKRLGASADWSREAFTMGGAAGDPDKGNGPNFHDAVIKVFVDMYDKGLIYRGKRLVNWDPHFETAISDLEVENIDVAGHMWHFKYPLAGGETYEYVEKDEDGNITLRETRDYIAIATTRPETMLGDGAVAVHPSDLRYGAIVGKLCEIPVGPKEHRRLIPIITDDYPDPTFGSGAVKITGAHDFNDYAVAKRGGIPCYRLMDTRAQMRDDGAPYAEAAAIAMAVAKGERALDEAEADTINLVPDDLRGLDRLEARKRVVQQITDDGLAVMVPGNPEESDGNVCMDPGMVPLVEAKQIMQPFGDRSKVVIEPMLTDQWFVETAQIVQPAIDAVRSGEVTIMPESDRKVYFHWLENIQPWCISRQLWWGHQIPVWYGLDLERGEFRDDESDGALDMVEMQRLLWDQSLAPGTDRYHAAPDFDALHDKFDDVLAGLPTPLNHARLVEVADRGEAMHVLAESLADYVISQDPTHLLYPVWRDADVLDTWFSSGLWPIGTLGWPEDTPEMQKYFPTSTLITGFDIIFFWVARMMMMQYAVVGQKPFSHVYVHALVRDEKGKKMSKSLGNVLDPLELIDEYGTDAVRFTLTAMAAMGRDLKLSSGRIAGYRNFGTKLWNAARFAEMNGATPAALGAGYSVHTPPAPNETVNKWIIGETAKVRADVDAALGNYRFNDAANALYVFVWGKVCDWYVEFSKPLLMDGTDAVKAESRATMAWVIDQCLILLHPIMPFVTEELWGNLGERQKMLIHADWPEYGAELVDAAADREINWVISLIDAVRSARAQMHVPAGLQVPMLVTSLDAAGKAAWDRNEMMIKRLARIDSLTHVDTFPKGCVTVAAEGGVFGLPLADIIDVEAEKARLDKTLGKLEKEIGGLKGRVNNPKFVASAPDEVVGEARENLAMREEEAATLRAARARLAELG from the coding sequence ATGGCTATGGAAAAGACATTCGATGCGGCCGAGGCCGAGCAGCGGCTCTATGAGGCGTGGGAGACATCCGGCGCGTTCAAGGCGGGCGCCAATGCGGCCGAGGGCGCCGAGCCGTTCAGCATCATGATCCCCCCTCCGAATGTGACCGGCAGTCTGCATATGGGGCATGCGTTCAACAACACACTTCAGGATATTCTGGTGCGCTGGCATCGGATGCGGGGCTTTGACACGCTATGGCAGCCGGGCACCGATCACGCCGGCATCGCCACGCAGATGGTGACCGAGCGCGACATGGCCGCCAATGGCGAGCCGACGCGGGTAGAGTTGGGGCGCGAGGCATTTGTCGCGCGTGTCTGGGAGCAAAAGGTCAAGTCGCGCGGCACGATCATCGGTCAGCTCAAGCGTCTCGGCGCCTCAGCCGACTGGTCGCGCGAGGCGTTCACCATGGGCGGCGCGGCAGGCGATCCCGACAAGGGGAACGGCCCGAATTTCCACGACGCGGTCATCAAGGTCTTTGTCGACATGTATGACAAGGGGCTGATCTATCGCGGCAAGCGTCTGGTCAACTGGGACCCGCATTTCGAGACGGCGATTTCCGATCTGGAGGTCGAGAATATCGACGTCGCCGGCCATATGTGGCATTTCAAGTACCCGCTCGCTGGCGGCGAGACCTACGAGTATGTCGAGAAGGACGAGGACGGCAACATCACCTTGCGCGAGACGCGCGATTATATCGCCATCGCCACGACGCGGCCTGAAACGATGCTGGGTGACGGCGCGGTGGCGGTGCATCCGTCGGATCTGCGCTATGGCGCGATTGTCGGCAAGCTGTGCGAAATTCCGGTCGGCCCGAAGGAGCATCGCCGCCTGATCCCGATCATTACCGATGACTATCCCGATCCGACCTTCGGCTCGGGCGCGGTCAAGATCACCGGCGCGCATGATTTCAACGACTATGCCGTGGCCAAGCGGGGCGGCATCCCCTGCTATCGTCTGATGGACACACGCGCGCAGATGCGCGACGATGGCGCCCCCTACGCCGAGGCCGCTGCCATTGCGATGGCCGTCGCCAAGGGCGAGCGCGCGCTGGACGAGGCAGAGGCGGATACGATCAACCTCGTGCCGGACGATCTGCGCGGGCTGGACCGGCTGGAGGCGCGCAAGCGCGTCGTGCAGCAGATCACGGACGACGGTCTGGCCGTTATGGTCCCCGGCAATCCCGAAGAGTCTGACGGCAACGTGTGCATGGACCCCGGCATGGTGCCGCTGGTCGAGGCCAAGCAGATCATGCAGCCCTTCGGCGACCGCTCCAAGGTGGTGATCGAGCCGATGCTGACCGATCAGTGGTTCGTCGAGACCGCGCAGATCGTCCAGCCGGCGATCGACGCCGTCCGCTCGGGCGAGGTGACAATCATGCCTGAGAGCGACCGCAAGGTGTATTTCCACTGGCTGGAGAACATCCAGCCGTGGTGCATTTCGCGTCAGCTGTGGTGGGGTCATCAGATCCCGGTCTGGTACGGCCTTGATCTGGAACGCGGCGAATTCCGCGATGACGAGAGTGACGGCGCGCTGGATATGGTCGAAATGCAGCGCCTCCTGTGGGATCAGTCGCTGGCGCCGGGCACGGACCGCTACCATGCCGCGCCCGATTTTGACGCCTTGCATGACAAGTTCGACGACGTGCTGGCCGGTCTTCCGACGCCGCTGAATCATGCGCGGCTGGTTGAAGTGGCCGATCGCGGCGAGGCGATGCACGTTCTGGCCGAAAGTCTGGCAGATTATGTGATCAGCCAGGACCCGACGCATCTGCTCTATCCGGTGTGGCGCGACGCGGATGTTCTGGACACGTGGTTTTCGTCTGGCCTGTGGCCCATCGGCACGCTGGGCTGGCCCGAGGACACGCCTGAAATGCAAAAGTATTTCCCGACCTCGACGCTGATCACCGGGTTTGACATCATATTTTTCTGGGTCGCCCGGATGATGATGATGCAATACGCCGTTGTCGGGCAAAAGCCGTTCAGCCACGTCTATGTCCACGCCCTCGTGCGCGACGAGAAGGGCAAGAAGATGTCCAAATCCTTGGGCAATGTTCTGGACCCGCTGGAATTGATCGACGAATATGGCACCGACGCCGTGCGCTTTACTCTGACGGCGATGGCTGCGATGGGCCGCGACCTGAAGCTGTCGAGCGGGCGCATCGCGGGGTATCGCAACTTTGGCACGAAGCTGTGGAATGCCGCCCGCTTTGCCGAGATGAACGGCGCGACGCCTGCCGCGCTGGGTGCGGGTTATTCTGTGCATACGCCCCCTGCCCCGAACGAGACCGTGAACAAGTGGATCATCGGCGAGACGGCGAAGGTGCGCGCCGACGTGGACGCGGCGCTGGGCAATTACCGGTTTAATGACGCGGCGAACGCGCTGTACGTCTTTGTCTGGGGTAAGGTCTGCGACTGGTATGTCGAATTCTCCAAGCCACTGCTGATGGACGGCACGGACGCGGTCAAGGCCGAGAGCCGCGCCACGATGGCGTGGGTCATTGATCAGTGCCTGATCCTGCTGCACCCCATCATGCCCTTCGTAACCGAAGAGCTGTGGGGCAACCTTGGCGAGCGGCAAAAGATGCTGATCCATGCCGACTGGCCCGAATACGGCGCCGAACTGGTCGATGCGGCTGCTGACCGGGAAATTAACTGGGTGATTTCCCTGATCGACGCGGTGCGCAGCGCGCGGGCGCAGATGCATGTGCCCGCGGGCCTACAGGTGCCGATGCTGGTGACGTCGCTGGACGCGGCAGGCAAGGCTGCATGGGACCGCAACGAGATGATGATCAAACGGCTGGCGCGGATCGATAGCCTGACCCATGTCGACACATTCCCCAAGGGCTGCGTCACCGTGGCAGCCGAGGGCGGCGTCTTTGGCCTGCCGCTGGCGGATATCATCGATGTGGAGGCCGAGAAGGCCCGGCTGGACAAGACGCTGGGCAAGCTGGAGAAGGAGATCGGCGGGCTGAAGGGGCGCGTGAACAACCCCAAATTCGTGGCCTCGGCGCCCGATGAGGTGGTCGGGGAAGCACGCGAAAATCTGGCCATGCGTGAGGAAGAGGCGGCAACGCTGCGCGCCGCGCGCGCGCGGTTGGCCGAACTGGGCTAA
- a CDS encoding AEC family transporter, producing MAAIFLSTLPFFMVIALGYGARRFGFFTAEATAWLTKFVFYFALSAMLLRFSANLSLREIFDPAFVLAYLCGSGVVYLLVTAVSLMRGARAEEAAIEAQCGVVGNVGFLGIPMLAMLMGEAAIAAVMMVLAVDLIVFGALIVIVITGTRDGRMRPAVLGTVGLGLLKNPMIVSIVLGLTWSGLRLPIPGPVNEFLVILGGAATPGALFAIGASLAGKSAERPYVAGWLSACKLVLHPAAVAVAALLVFDVAPYSAAVMIAAASLPVAGNVYMLAQHYGVAPQRVSTSILISTVLAAVTVSLVIGWVQPLY from the coding sequence ATGGCTGCCATATTTCTGTCGACATTGCCGTTCTTCATGGTCATCGCGCTGGGTTACGGCGCGCGGCGCTTTGGGTTTTTCACCGCCGAGGCGACTGCGTGGCTAACGAAGTTCGTGTTCTATTTTGCGCTGTCCGCAATGCTGCTGCGGTTCTCGGCCAATCTGAGCCTGCGCGAGATATTCGATCCGGCCTTTGTGCTGGCGTACTTATGCGGCTCGGGCGTGGTGTATCTGCTGGTCACAGCGGTATCGCTGATGCGCGGCGCCCGCGCCGAGGAGGCCGCCATCGAGGCGCAATGCGGCGTGGTCGGCAATGTCGGGTTTCTGGGTATCCCCATGCTGGCGATGCTGATGGGCGAGGCTGCGATTGCGGCAGTGATGATGGTGCTGGCGGTAGATCTGATCGTGTTCGGCGCGCTGATCGTGATCGTGATCACCGGCACGCGCGACGGGCGGATGCGCCCTGCGGTATTGGGCACGGTGGGGCTGGGCCTGCTGAAGAATCCGATGATCGTGTCGATCGTGCTGGGGCTGACGTGGTCGGGGCTGCGCCTGCCGATTCCCGGTCCGGTCAACGAGTTTCTGGTAATTCTGGGCGGCGCCGCGACCCCCGGCGCGCTGTTTGCCATCGGCGCGTCGCTGGCCGGAAAATCGGCCGAGCGGCCTTATGTCGCGGGCTGGCTATCGGCCTGCAAGCTCGTGCTGCACCCCGCCGCCGTGGCCGTGGCCGCGCTGCTGGTGTTCGACGTCGCGCCCTATTCGGCGGCGGTTATGATTGCCGCCGCATCGCTGCCGGTGGCGGGCAATGTCTATATGTTGGCGCAGCATTACGGTGTGGCGCCGCAGCGGGTGTCGACCTCGATCCTGATCTCTACGGTGCTGGCGGCGGTGACCGTATCGCTGGTGATCGGGTGGGTTCAGCCGCTGTACTGA
- the fghA gene encoding S-formylglutathione hydrolase, protein MEVKSENACFGGVQGVYSHASKATGTDMTFGLFLPAEAKDGPVPVLWFLSGLTCTHENAMTKAGAQGWAAEQGIALVFPDTSPRGEGVANDDAFDMGQGAGFYLNATQEPWAKHFQMWDYIAEDLPALIGAEFAVDLDRQAITGHSMGGHGALTLAMRLPGRFRSVSAFSPICNPTESDWGRKQLTGYLGEDEGNWAAHDASALMKDTGFDGPILVDTGTNDQFIDLLKPETLAHAAAARRQQAILRMQPGYDHSYFFISTFMEDHVTFHAEALYAS, encoded by the coding sequence ATGGAAGTGAAATCGGAAAACGCTTGTTTCGGGGGCGTTCAGGGCGTCTATTCGCATGCCTCCAAGGCAACGGGAACAGACATGACGTTCGGCCTGTTCCTGCCCGCCGAGGCCAAGGACGGCCCCGTGCCGGTCCTGTGGTTTCTGTCCGGCCTGACCTGCACCCATGAGAACGCAATGACCAAGGCCGGCGCACAGGGCTGGGCCGCCGAGCAGGGCATCGCGCTGGTATTTCCCGACACATCGCCGCGCGGCGAGGGCGTGGCGAACGACGATGCCTTTGACATGGGGCAAGGCGCCGGGTTCTACCTGAACGCCACGCAGGAGCCGTGGGCCAAGCATTTTCAGATGTGGGATTACATCGCCGAGGATCTGCCCGCGCTGATCGGCGCCGAATTTGCCGTGGATCTGGACCGGCAGGCCATTACCGGCCACTCGATGGGCGGGCATGGCGCGCTGACGCTGGCAATGCGTCTGCCAGGGCGCTTCCGGAGCGTGTCGGCCTTCTCGCCGATCTGCAACCCCACGGAAAGCGACTGGGGCCGCAAGCAGCTGACCGGGTATCTGGGCGAGGACGAGGGCAACTGGGCCGCGCATGATGCCAGCGCGCTGATGAAGGACACGGGCTTTGACGGGCCGATCCTGGTGGATACCGGCACGAACGATCAGTTCATCGACCTCCTGAAGCCCGAAACGCTGGCCCATGCCGCAGCCGCGCGGCGCCAGCAGGCGATCCTGCGGATGCAGCCGGGCTATGATCACAGCTACTTTTTCATCTCGACCTTCATGGAAGATCACGTCACGTTCCACGCCGAGGCGCTCTATGCGAGTTGA
- the sthA gene encoding Si-specific NAD(P)(+) transhydrogenase, translating to MDHYDLIVIGSGPAGRSAAIQAGKLNRRVLVIDRKDRLGGVSAHTGTIPSKTLRETVLNLSGWRERSFYGRAYRVKEDIGAEDLQARLNKTVDYEVDVLEHQFNRNHVETLYGLASFTGPNEVEVQVEAGKTTRLTADRFLIATGTKTHRPKTCPFNGKTVLDSDEFLKLETIPRSLTVIGAGVIGVEYATMFAALDVRVTLIEPRDSFLDFIDKTLIEDFTHQIRENGVDLRLGSGIEKIEDAGQHVEVTLENGRHVRSEMLLFAAGRMGATQRLGLDKAGLKTDHRGRLEVDRKTYQTKVPHIYAAGDVIGHPSLASTSLQQGRIAACHALDTPTLPESPWFPYGIYSVPEISTCGMSEEEMNELGIPYEVGVARFRETSRGHIMGLEHGLLKMLFSLKTRRVLGVQIVGEGATELIHIAQAVLNLKGTVDYFVQNTFNYPTLAEAYKIAGLDAFNRMPIPDEYKVHRTKAKKAEA from the coding sequence ATGGACCATTACGACCTCATCGTCATCGGTTCCGGCCCGGCGGGCCGGTCTGCCGCCATCCAGGCGGGCAAACTGAATCGCCGCGTTCTGGTCATCGACCGCAAGGACCGTCTTGGCGGGGTGTCGGCCCATACCGGCACAATTCCGTCCAAGACCCTGCGCGAGACGGTGCTGAACCTCTCGGGTTGGCGCGAGCGCAGCTTTTACGGGCGCGCCTACCGGGTCAAGGAAGATATCGGTGCCGAGGATCTGCAAGCGCGCCTGAACAAGACCGTCGATTACGAGGTCGACGTGCTGGAGCATCAGTTCAACCGCAACCATGTCGAAACGCTCTATGGTCTGGCCAGTTTCACCGGCCCGAACGAGGTGGAGGTGCAGGTCGAGGCCGGCAAAACGACGCGCCTGACCGCCGACAGGTTCCTGATCGCGACCGGAACCAAGACACATCGCCCCAAGACCTGCCCTTTCAACGGCAAGACCGTGCTGGACAGCGACGAGTTTCTCAAGCTTGAGACCATTCCGCGCAGCCTGACGGTAATCGGTGCGGGCGTGATCGGGGTGGAATATGCCACGATGTTCGCCGCGCTCGACGTGCGGGTGACACTGATCGAACCGCGCGACAGCTTTCTCGATTTCATCGACAAGACCCTGATCGAGGATTTCACCCACCAGATCCGCGAAAACGGGGTGGATCTGCGCCTTGGCTCGGGGATCGAAAAGATCGAGGACGCGGGCCAGCATGTCGAGGTCACGCTGGAAAACGGGCGCCATGTGCGCAGCGAAATGCTGCTCTTTGCCGCCGGGCGGATGGGCGCGACGCAACGGCTGGGCCTGGACAAGGCGGGGCTGAAGACGGACCATCGCGGACGCCTGGAGGTAGATCGCAAGACGTACCAGACCAAGGTGCCGCATATCTATGCCGCCGGCGACGTGATCGGGCATCCCAGCCTTGCCTCCACATCGCTGCAACAGGGGCGCATCGCCGCGTGTCATGCGCTGGACACGCCGACATTGCCCGAAAGCCCATGGTTTCCCTACGGCATCTATTCCGTGCCCGAAATCAGCACTTGCGGCATGTCCGAAGAGGAGATGAACGAACTGGGCATCCCCTACGAGGTCGGCGTCGCCCGGTTCCGCGAGACATCGCGCGGCCATATCATGGGGCTGGAACACGGCCTGCTGAAGATGCTGTTTTCCCTGAAAACGCGCCGCGTTCTGGGCGTGCAGATTGTCGGCGAAGGCGCGACCGAGCTGATCCATATCGCGCAGGCGGTGCTGAACCTGAAAGGGACGGTGGATTACTTCGTGCAGAACACGTTCAATTATCCGACGCTGGCCGAGGCCTACAAGATCGCCGGACTTGACGCGTTCAACCGCATGCCGATCCCCGACGAGTACAAGGTCCATCGCACCAAGGCAAAGAAGGCCGAGGCCTGA